The following are encoded in a window of Platichthys flesus chromosome 11, fPlaFle2.1, whole genome shotgun sequence genomic DNA:
- the LOC133965060 gene encoding B-cell receptor CD22 yields the protein MHVDTVFLLCPLVFAAVWRGVQAFSPVPSVPDRVRALVGSCVVIPCSFTPLAPHPLRGRKDRMDIRLRFRGGGHLFPLRSTAFNSEDRSQVSRDFQGRTSLFGRIADGDCSVKIERISLDDSRMFEVALKSGDDLLWGKSSSFNLDVVDAPEAPVISGRSAATEGELVTLNCSVSYHCPSRPPTLQWSWEKGAPLNSTDPGEVLTLRPDPNRLMLLAQLSFTVSHQVKPRLRCDVTFPGATSMATSKDLHVTFPPKEVKVQVQSLTVLEGGNALLVCTCKADPPVSQYHWSYTQHGRTVQLRQRTHSVRLYNVTRDMKVRCSAHNLIGRGESRPTPLDIQYKPTIVQLSSTCAVEEFEVLCLCSVASNPRPAVTWSVNGSVPPHDYNVSVTSEPHVLTATLRGHMDQPLTVICFAFNALGNDSLVLLQGGEGTAALWWLVIPAVSICSLIFLLSLLFCCCRRRAGREVLSRSPAVYPEGLGIYQDRMPLYINCTEVTHIYTNGSYQLVYQNCTPHFVHNNQIRPIGRRGGERRRGGGGGAGAGVDRRVALGVRGTGGVQSVAEAETAIYLEIL from the exons ATGCATGTGGACACTGTCTTTCTTCTGTGTCCGCTGGTTTTTG CAGCCGTGTGGAGGGGGGTCCAGGCCTTCTCTCCTGTGCCCTCAGTCCCTGACCGTGTCCGGGCTCTGGTGGGATCCTGCGTGGTGATTCCCTGCTCTTTCACTCCTCTggctcctcatcctctcagGGGGAGGAAGGACAGGATGGACATCCGACTGAGGTTCAGAGGCGGTGGCCATTTATTCCCTCTGCGGAGCACTGCCTTCAACAGCGAGGACAGGAGTCAAGTGAGCAGAGATTTCCAAGGCCGCACATCTCTCTTTGGACGAATCGCAGATGGAGACTGCTCGGTGAAGATAGAGAGGATCAGCCTGGACGACTCACGCATGTTTGAGGTGGCTCTGAAATCAGGCGATGACTTACTCTGGGGGAAATCAAGCAGCTTCAATTTGGATGTGGTTG ATGCTCCTGAGGCTCCCGTCATCAGCGGGAGGTCGGCAGCCACGGAAGGAGAGCTGGTCACCTTGAACTGCTCCGTCAGCTATCACTGCCCCTCCAGACCTCCAACCCTGCAGTGGAGCTGGGAGAAAGGAGCCCCGCTGAACAGCACCGACCCTGGGGAGGTGCTGACACTCCGCCCGGACCCCAACAGGCTGATGTTACTGGCCCAGCTGTCGTTTACAGTGTCACACCAGGTGAAGCCCAGGCTCAGGTGCGATGTCACCTTCCCTGGAGCCACATCAATGGCCACTTCGAAGGATCTACATGTGACTT TTCCCCCAAAAGAAGTGAAGGTGCAGGTCCAGTCCTTGACGGTGCTCGAGGGGGGTAATGCACTGCTGGTTTGCACATGTAAAGCTGATCCTCCAGTGTCACAGTACCACTGGTCCTACACTCAACACGGCCGTACGGTGCAGCTCCGGCAGCGCACACACTCAGTCCGGTTGTACAACGTGACTCGAGACATGAAGGTCCGCTGCTCCGCTCACAACCTGATTGGTCGAGGAGAGTCCCGCCCCACGCCATTGGACATACAAT atAAACCAACCATCGTCCAACTCTCCTCCACCTGTGCCGTAGAGGAGTTTGAggtgctgtgtctgtgttcggTTGCCTCCAACCCCAGACCTGCGGTCACCTGGAGCGTTAACGGGTCGGTGCCCCCTCATGATTACAACGTGTCTGTGACATCAGAGCCTCACGTGCTAACGGCAACTCTGAGGGGCCACATGGACCAACCCCTCACTGTGATCTGCTTTGCTTTCAACGCTCTGGGGAACGACTCCCTGGTTTtgctgcagggaggagaag GGACAGCAGCTTTGTGGTGGTTGGTGATTCCTGCTGTGTCCATCTGCTCGCTCATATTCCTCCTATCTCTTCTTTTCTGCTGTTGTCGGAGGAGAGCTGGAAG AGAGGTCCTGAGCAGGAGTCCAGCTGTTTACCCTGAAGGACTGGGGATCTACCAGGACAGGATGCCGCTCTATATTAACTGCACAGAAGTGACTCACATCTACACCAACGGCAGCTACCAGCTCGTTTACCAGAACTGCACACCTCATTTTGTCCATAACAACCAG ATTCGGCCAATCGGccggaggggaggagagagaagaagaggaggaggaggaggagcgggagcaGGGGTCGACAGACGAGTCGCTCTAGGAGTCAGAGGCACAGGAGGAGTGCAGAGTGTGGCTGAGGCCGAAACTGCCATTTACCTGGAGATACTCTGA
- the LOC133964772 gene encoding free fatty acid receptor 2-like, with translation MVSSEVILAVYIVTFVIGFPANLLALYAFSAKIHVKANPTDILLLNLTVSDLLFLLILPLKMNEAMSGMTWNLPRFLCSLTSFIFFSTIYTSSLLLMAVSLVRYIALAFPITYHRLHKPVYAVVMGAVIWMITLANCTITFITQYQPSLASETLDGQAHACYENFTEKQLDVLLPIRLEVFFVLCLVPLVICVYCYVQCILIVYSRPRISRMQKQKAIGMALGTLAVFLICVLPYNISHLVGFIEGESPEWRPYILLLSTFNTCIDPIIFYFSSSSFHCNSKKSIFRKHTLTVSELQKQVTGSNPG, from the coding sequence ATGGTGAGCAGCGAGGTGATTCTCGCGGTGTACATAGTTACCTTCGTGATTGGCTTCCCGGCCAACCTCCTGGCTCTCTATGCCTTCAGTGCCAAGATCCATGTCAAGGCAAATCCAACAGACATCCTGCTACTCAATCTGACCGTCTCCGACCTGCTGTTCTTGCTCATCCTTCCTCTCAAGATGAACGAGGCCATGTCGGGCATGACGTGGAATCTCCCCCGCTTCCTGTGCTCCCTCacctccttcatcttcttctcaaCCATCTACACCAGCTCCTTGTTGCTGATGGCTGTCAGTCTGGTTCGCTACATTGCACTCGCCTTCCCTATCACCTATCATCGGCTGCACAAACCTGTGTATGCAGTAGTGATGGGTGCAGTCATTTGGATGATCACCTTAGCAAACTGCACTATCACTTTCATCACCCAGTACCAACCATCCCTAGCCAGTGAAACCCTTGATGGCCAGGCCCATGCTTGCTATGAGAACTTTACGGAGAAGCAGCTGGATGTCCTCCTCCCGATACGTTTGgaggttttctttgttctctgcCTTGTTCCTCttgttatttgtgtttactGCTACGTGCAATGCATTTTGATCGTGTACAGCCGCCCCAGGATATCCCGCATGCAGAAGCAGAAAGCCATCGGTATGGCCTTGGGGACTCTGGCCGTGTTCCTCATATGTGTGCTACCATACAATATCTCTCATTTAGTGGGTTTCATTGAGGGTGAGAGCCCAGAGTGGAGGCCCTACATTTTGCTGCTTAGCACCTTCAACACCTGCATTGATCCCATCATCTTCTACTTTTCTTCCTCTAGCTTCCACTGCAACAGTAAAAAGTCAATTTTCAGGAAACATACACTCACTGTTTCAGAGTTACAAAAGCAGGTCACAGGCTCTAACCCAGGGTGA
- the LOC133964773 gene encoding free fatty acid receptor 2-like, with protein MVSSGVILSVYIVTFVIGFPANLLALYAFSAKIHVKANPTDILLLNLTVSDLLFLLILPLKMYEANLDMKWNLPRFLCSLTAFTFFSTIYTSSLLLMAVSLVRYIALAFPITYHRLHKPVYAVVLSTVIWLITFAHCTIKFITQHHPSLAIETLDGQAHACYENFTEKQLDVLLPIRLEYFFFLCLVPLVICVYCYVQCILILYSRPRISRMQKQKAIGMALGTLAVFLICVLPYNISHLVGFIEGESPEWRYYVLLLSTFNTCIDPIIFYFSSSSFHCNSKKSIFRKCKLTVSELEKQGTGSNPG; from the coding sequence ATGGTGAGCAGCGGGGTGATTCTCTCGGTGTACATAGTTACCTTCGTGATTGGCTTCCCAGCCAACCTCCTGGCTCTCTATGCCTTCAGTGCCAAGATCCATGTCAAGGCAAATCCAACAGACATCCTGCTACTCAATCTGACCGTCTCCGACCTGCTCTTCTTGCTCATCCTTCCTCTCAAAATGTACGAGGCCAATTTAGACATGAAGTGGAATCTGCCCCGCTTCCTGTGCTCCCTCACCGCCTTCACCTTCTTCTCCACCATCTACACCAGCTCCTTGTTGCTGATGGCTGTCAGTCTGGTTCGCTACATTGCACTCGCCTTCCCTATCACCTATCATCGGCTGCACAAACCTGTGTATGCAGTAGTGCTGAGTACAGTCATTTGGCTGATCACCTTTGCACACTGCACTATCAAATTCATCACCCAGCACCACCCATCCCTAGCCATAGAAACCCTTGATGGCCAGGCCCATGCTTGCTATGAGAACTTTACGGAGAAGCAGCTGGATGTCCTCCTCCCGATACGTTTGgaatatttcttttttctctgcctTGTGCCTcttgtaatttgtgtttattgttacGTGCAATGCATATTGATCCTGTACAGCCGCCCCAGGATATCCCGCATGCAGAAGCAGAAAGCCATTGGTATGGCCTTGGGGACTCTGGCTGTGTTCCTCATATGCGTGCTACCATACAATATCTCTCATTTAGTGGGTTTCATTGAGGGTGAGAGCCCAGAGTGGAGGTACTATGTTTTGCTGCTTAGCACCTTCAACACCTGCATTGATCCCATCATCTTCTACTTTTCTTCCTCTAGCTTCCACTGCAACAGTAAAAAGTCAATTTTCAGAAAATGTAAACTCACTGTTTCAGAGTTAGAAAAGCAGGGCACAGGCTCTAACCCAGGGTGA